A single Providencia manganoxydans DNA region contains:
- a CDS encoding fimbrial protein codes for MQILSTKSILIATIISSFSFSALAEEQTGTISFKGLIYNATCTINLNDSYSPDAEVKMGRFATSEFNGEDDEVGGTGGDGKLKIELIDCPDQGTVTINLMGKAKRYDDTILELDNEGSAGVAKNVGIRIYHEDDLANPIVVDGSKSQDIDVSGNSSEWRGTFIAKYVSTDDTVEAGQADATLNYKITYK; via the coding sequence ATGCAAATTTTATCAACTAAAAGTATCTTAATAGCTACGATTATTTCTAGCTTTTCTTTTTCTGCATTAGCTGAAGAGCAAACAGGTACAATATCATTTAAAGGGCTTATTTATAACGCTACATGCACTATTAATCTTAATGATTCCTACTCGCCTGACGCCGAGGTTAAAATGGGTCGTTTTGCAACCAGTGAATTTAATGGTGAAGATGATGAAGTCGGTGGTACTGGTGGTGATGGTAAATTAAAAATAGAACTTATTGATTGTCCAGATCAAGGAACAGTGACTATTAATTTAATGGGTAAGGCTAAACGTTATGATGACACTATTTTAGAACTAGATAATGAAGGCAGTGCTGGTGTTGCAAAAAATGTAGGTATCCGTATCTATCATGAAGATGACTTAGCAAATCCAATCGTGGTTGATGGAAGTAAAAGTCAAGATATCGATGTATCAGGAAATAGCTCTGAATGGCGTGGTACATTTATTGCTAAATATGTAAGTACGGATGATACCGTAGAAGCTGGACAGGCGGATGCAACTTTAAATTATAAAATCACCTATAAATAA
- the gluQRS gene encoding tRNA glutamyl-Q(34) synthetase GluQRS, which translates to MKSTTSPYIGRFAPSPSGNLHLGSLVTALGSYLQARSQNGKWLVRIDDIDPPREVAGASQRILTTLEHYGLYWDDHVLYQSQRHDAYREALEYLHQQGKSYYCTCSRHRIKELQGHYDGHCRHLQLPALDAAIRLKQTHPVYQFTDKIRGTVYTEANVAEEDVIIHRKDGLFAYNLVVVVDDHYQNVTEVVRGADLIPATLQQISLYHHLSLPIPRYAHLPLILNHDNNKLSKQNHATALPMTDPRPVICHALALLKQPPIAHWQDLSTHQLLEIATRQWQLAVIPSHDIIDKTYD; encoded by the coding sequence ATGAAAAGCACAACATCCCCTTATATCGGTCGTTTCGCTCCCTCTCCTTCTGGTAACCTACATTTAGGCTCCCTTGTCACTGCATTAGGTAGTTATCTGCAAGCTCGCTCACAAAATGGTAAGTGGTTAGTTCGTATCGATGATATCGATCCTCCCAGAGAAGTTGCAGGGGCATCTCAACGTATTTTAACCACACTCGAACACTACGGTTTATATTGGGACGATCACGTTTTATACCAGTCACAGCGCCATGATGCCTATCGAGAAGCCTTAGAATATCTCCACCAACAAGGGAAAAGCTACTATTGCACCTGCTCTCGTCATCGCATTAAAGAGTTACAGGGGCATTATGATGGGCACTGTCGCCATCTCCAACTCCCCGCTCTCGACGCAGCGATACGTTTAAAACAGACTCACCCTGTTTATCAATTTACCGATAAAATACGAGGCACTGTTTATACAGAAGCCAATGTGGCAGAAGAAGATGTTATTATTCACCGTAAAGATGGATTGTTTGCTTATAATTTAGTCGTTGTAGTGGATGACCACTATCAAAATGTCACAGAGGTGGTAAGAGGTGCGGATCTGATCCCTGCCACGCTACAGCAAATTTCACTCTATCATCATCTTTCTCTACCCATTCCTCGTTATGCCCATTTACCATTAATCCTAAATCATGATAATAATAAGCTATCAAAGCAAAATCATGCCACTGCGCTGCCAATGACCGATCCTCGCCCTGTTATATGCCATGCGTTAGCATTGTTGAAACAACCGCCAATCGCGCATTGGCAGGATCTGAGTACGCATCAGTTATTAGAAATAGCAACGCGTCAATGGCAGTTAGCAGTGATCCCATCTCATGATATTATTGATAAGACTTATGACTGA
- the pcnB gene encoding polynucleotide adenylyltransferase PcnB, which yields MTTVIDENITIIPRSGHTISRSDISDNALKVLYRLHKSGFDAYLVGGGVRDLLLGKKPKDFDITTNATPEQIRKLFRNCRLVGRRFRLAHIMFGPEVIEVATFRGHHDQNESDDKNLSQQAQNGMLLRDNIFGSIEDDAIRRDFTVNSLYYNIDDFSVRDYVGGLKDLKEGIIRLIGDPETRYREDPVRMLRAVRFACKLDMRIEPNTAQPIQRLAPLLKEIPSARLFEESLKLLQAGKGYATYNMLKEYHLFEQLFPVVSSRFTTNNDSPMEKIIDQVLKNTDFRIKNDKRVNPAFLFAVMLWYPVTEHAEKLSQEGGLAYYDAFALAMNDVLDEQCRSIAIPKRITTTMRDIWQLQLRLPRRQGRRANKLMEHPKFRAAFDLLELRANVERRNELQELAIWWDDYQRSNNTKQREMIAELGSAPVRKRHRPRKPSNGSRKSNTL from the coding sequence ATGACGACTGTAATTGATGAAAACATCACCATCATCCCGCGTTCAGGGCATACTATTTCACGTAGTGATATTAGTGATAATGCACTAAAGGTACTTTATCGCCTCCACAAAAGTGGTTTTGATGCCTATTTAGTTGGCGGCGGTGTGCGTGATCTCCTTCTTGGTAAAAAACCTAAAGATTTTGATATCACCACTAACGCAACCCCAGAGCAGATCCGCAAACTGTTTCGTAACTGCCGCCTAGTTGGCCGTCGTTTCCGTCTTGCTCATATTATGTTTGGACCTGAAGTGATTGAAGTTGCGACCTTCCGTGGCCATCATGACCAAAATGAGTCAGACGACAAAAACTTATCGCAACAAGCACAAAATGGCATGTTACTGCGCGATAATATTTTCGGGTCAATTGAAGATGATGCCATTCGTCGCGATTTTACTGTTAATAGCCTCTATTACAACATTGATGACTTCTCTGTTCGTGACTATGTTGGCGGTTTAAAAGATCTCAAAGAAGGCATTATCCGTCTGATTGGTGATCCTGAAACACGCTACCGCGAAGATCCAGTAAGGATGCTACGCGCAGTACGTTTTGCTTGTAAGCTAGATATGCGTATCGAGCCAAATACGGCACAGCCAATTCAACGACTTGCCCCATTGTTAAAAGAGATCCCTTCTGCGCGTTTATTTGAGGAGTCCTTAAAACTACTACAAGCAGGCAAAGGCTATGCGACCTATAACATGCTGAAAGAGTATCATCTGTTTGAGCAATTATTTCCTGTGGTTAGTAGCCGTTTTACGACGAACAATGATTCACCAATGGAAAAAATTATCGATCAGGTACTTAAAAATACTGACTTTAGGATTAAAAATGACAAGCGGGTTAACCCTGCGTTTTTATTTGCCGTTATGTTATGGTATCCGGTCACTGAGCATGCTGAAAAGCTGTCTCAAGAAGGCGGTTTAGCGTATTACGATGCATTTGCACTAGCAATGAATGATGTGCTTGATGAACAATGCCGCTCAATTGCTATACCAAAACGCATTACAACCACTATGCGCGATATTTGGCAGCTACAACTACGTCTTCCACGTCGTCAGGGCCGCCGTGCAAATAAATTGATGGAGCATCCTAAGTTCCGTGCTGCTTTTGATTTATTAGAACTAAGAGCAAATGTAGAACGTAGAAACGAGCTCCAAGAACTGGCGATTTGGTGGGATGATTACCAACGTTCTAATAACACTAAGCAGCGTGAAATGATCGCCGAGCTGGGAAGTGCACCTGTTCGTAAACGTCACCGCCCACGTAAGCCTTCAAATGGTTCGCGTAAATCGAATACGCTCTAA
- the dksA gene encoding RNA polymerase-binding protein DksA has protein sequence MQEGQKRKTSSLSILAIAGVEPYHEKAGEEYMNEAQLAHFKLILEAWRNQLRDEVDRTVTHMQDEAANFPDPVDRAAQEEEFSLELRNRDRERKLIKKIEKTLKKVEEDDFGFCESCGVEIGIRRLEARPTADLCIDCKTLAEIREKQMAG, from the coding sequence ATGCAAGAAGGGCAAAAACGTAAGACATCGTCCTTAAGCATTCTCGCCATTGCTGGGGTTGAACCCTATCATGAAAAAGCTGGCGAAGAGTACATGAACGAAGCCCAGTTGGCGCATTTTAAGCTCATTCTCGAAGCATGGCGCAATCAACTCAGGGATGAAGTCGACCGGACAGTTACTCATATGCAAGATGAGGCAGCTAACTTTCCAGACCCTGTTGATCGGGCAGCTCAGGAAGAAGAATTCAGTCTTGAATTACGTAACCGGGATCGTGAACGTAAGTTGATTAAGAAAATCGAGAAGACACTGAAAAAAGTCGAAGAAGATGATTTTGGCTTTTGTGAATCATGTGGAGTGGAAATCGGTATCCGTCGTTTGGAAGCCCGCCCTACCGCTGATTTATGTATTGACTGTAAAACATTAGCAGAAATTCGTGAAAAGCAAATGGCTGGCTAA
- a CDS encoding molecular chaperone, which yields MFAKKLVSILLVTLSSISTCYAGFGLETTRVVYHEKDKSEGVVAFNSDKNRNYLLQSWVEDIKGKVTQDFAVTPPLLKLRAEQKNTIQLTKIAELPNDRESLYWLNVKFVAPSSEDLENVLRYSMTNRIKLIYRPKNVSDKKLAVSINELSWSYTPSGIKVTNPTPFFINIATLKINNKAIEAPSYLEPYSESIIKLPKAINGDKNITLNYIDDFGKGLDVNYFIK from the coding sequence GTGTTTGCGAAAAAATTAGTATCTATTCTATTGGTAACTTTGAGCTCAATTTCAACTTGCTATGCAGGATTTGGTTTAGAAACAACCCGCGTTGTTTATCATGAGAAAGATAAAAGTGAAGGCGTTGTTGCATTTAATAGTGATAAAAATAGAAATTATTTACTTCAGTCATGGGTTGAGGACATAAAAGGGAAAGTTACTCAAGACTTTGCTGTGACACCACCATTATTAAAATTAAGAGCAGAACAAAAAAATACCATTCAGTTAACGAAAATAGCTGAACTACCTAATGATAGAGAATCATTGTATTGGCTGAATGTGAAGTTTGTCGCACCTAGTAGTGAAGATCTAGAAAATGTTTTACGTTATTCGATGACAAATCGAATCAAGTTAATTTATCGACCAAAAAATGTGTCGGATAAGAAACTAGCAGTATCCATTAATGAGTTGAGTTGGAGTTATACACCATCAGGTATAAAAGTAACTAATCCAACACCTTTTTTCATCAATATTGCAACGTTAAAGATTAATAATAAAGCTATTGAGGCTCCTAGCTATTTAGAACCGTATTCTGAATCGATAATTAAACTCCCTAAAGCAATTAATGGAGATAAAAACATCACCCTAAACTATATTGATGATTTTGGTAAGGGGCTAGATGTTAATTACTTCATAAAATAA
- the panB gene encoding 3-methyl-2-oxobutanoate hydroxymethyltransferase yields the protein MKPISLADLGQFKKDKRKFATMTAYDSSFAQLFAEQGIQVMLVGDSLGMTIQGESSTLPVTVEQIAYHTRCVRKGAPDAFIIADMPFMSYATPEQACTNAAVLMQAGANMVKIEGGSWLCDTVKMLCERSVPVCGHLGLTPQAVNILGGYKVQGRDEVTANQLMKDAIALENAGMQLLVLECVPTSLANDITEELLLPVIGIGAGNGTDGQILVMHDALGITARPPKFAKNFLAQAGNIQDAVRLYIQEVETGLYPNETHSFE from the coding sequence ATGAAACCAATTTCTCTGGCTGATCTGGGTCAGTTCAAAAAAGATAAACGTAAATTCGCTACCATGACGGCTTATGACTCTAGCTTTGCCCAATTGTTTGCAGAGCAAGGGATCCAAGTCATGCTTGTCGGTGATTCTTTAGGAATGACCATTCAAGGTGAATCCAGCACCCTGCCTGTTACCGTTGAGCAAATCGCTTATCACACCCGTTGTGTCCGTAAAGGTGCTCCTGACGCATTTATTATTGCCGACATGCCATTTATGAGTTATGCCACTCCTGAACAAGCTTGCACTAATGCAGCAGTGCTAATGCAAGCAGGTGCTAACATGGTAAAAATTGAAGGTGGCAGCTGGTTATGTGATACCGTCAAAATGCTATGTGAACGCTCTGTTCCTGTCTGCGGTCATTTAGGACTAACACCACAAGCAGTGAATATCCTTGGTGGCTATAAGGTTCAAGGACGTGATGAAGTCACCGCAAACCAACTAATGAAAGATGCCATAGCTTTGGAAAATGCAGGTATGCAGTTATTAGTTTTGGAATGTGTACCGACCTCTCTAGCGAATGACATTACCGAAGAGCTTCTGTTACCTGTTATTGGTATCGGTGCAGGAAATGGAACTGATGGTCAAATCCTTGTTATGCATGATGCATTAGGGATCACTGCTCGCCCACCTAAGTTTGCAAAAAACTTTCTTGCGCAAGCCGGCAATATCCAAGATGCTGTACGACTCTATATCCAAGAAGTTGAAACGGGTCTTTACCCAAATGAAACTCACTCGTTTGAATAA
- a CDS encoding fimbria/pilus outer membrane usher protein, giving the protein MKHNYQKTYSLLSISITILLTTFPLYIRAADYYSPSLLNIAGMDTQLTNEDLDVFKENDLAPGDYYVKFYINNNHIFSKEVKFVLMPGDNDTKTLIPCFSLTEWESFGIDFHNPQSIEQECFNINRIEYMKSYLDLNTRVYSLSIPQAMINKKRVNEIEEKKWDNGIPAVFINYSFSSFNRYEHGKFDDNYYGNIQTKVNFDAWRFRNYSTWSNNVNEKNKWNNISNTISRNINVIKSELTLGNLYTSSQLFDSFKFKGIKLATDRQMEPYDLTSYAPSVNGIANSEAVVTIVQNDQVIYKKSVPAGPFEITDYYPMSNGGNLYVSVQESNGSEVNFIVPFSSIAFLERKGSIKYSLASGKYDGNNKGDGTYINEAEIYYGLTDYVTIFSGVLLASDYQAYAFGSGFNLGNIGAITADIVHSKANLTNDVLNGNAFRVNYSKRIELTNTSVTLAGFRHFDTDFLNINDAFSYDEKYQSNNDKLKNEYTLSLTQPIFNNSSSINLNTVVYQYSSGNKQQSYNAGFNSNINRITYSIYYTYSKGQQFNPDNKSAYNLNLNMSVPFDLFDRSMHVNYGISTDDQHRTLQTARLSGNYGESYRGNWDIYQSYGDKGVGYAGGLSTAYRSSYAVMNAGYAYSEHSKNLNYGISGAFVGTQYGVVLAPSMQETSALILTKGAQGVGVINGQSVETNSSGLAIVPGIAPYRKNTLAIDTKTLPEDTEIENNIINNVIPTKGALILADFEAKKGYKILFKLKHSTYKELPVGAKAIEEDGATHLVSNFNTLYLVTEKPTGKIKINWKNEGVYESCSMDYNVEHNLSNNGLYLINSDCR; this is encoded by the coding sequence ATGAAGCATAATTATCAGAAAACGTATTCTTTATTATCTATTTCGATTACCATTTTATTAACTACATTTCCACTTTATATTAGAGCAGCAGACTACTATTCCCCTAGCTTGTTGAATATTGCAGGCATGGATACGCAACTCACTAACGAAGACTTAGATGTTTTTAAAGAAAACGATCTAGCACCTGGAGATTATTACGTAAAATTTTATATTAATAATAATCATATTTTCTCTAAAGAGGTTAAGTTTGTATTAATGCCTGGGGATAATGACACTAAAACGTTAATACCTTGCTTCAGTTTAACTGAATGGGAAAGCTTCGGTATCGATTTTCATAACCCTCAGAGCATAGAGCAAGAATGCTTCAATATTAATCGTATTGAGTATATGAAAAGTTATCTTGACTTAAATACAAGGGTTTATTCACTGTCCATACCACAAGCAATGATTAATAAAAAAAGAGTTAACGAAATAGAGGAAAAAAAGTGGGATAACGGTATTCCTGCTGTTTTTATTAACTATTCATTTTCATCGTTTAACCGTTATGAACATGGAAAGTTTGATGATAACTATTATGGCAATATTCAAACCAAAGTTAACTTTGATGCTTGGCGATTTCGCAATTATTCTACTTGGTCTAACAATGTAAATGAAAAAAACAAATGGAATAATATTAGTAATACCATTTCAAGAAATATCAATGTAATTAAAAGCGAATTAACATTAGGTAATTTATATACTAGTTCACAACTGTTTGATTCTTTTAAGTTTAAGGGGATCAAGTTAGCCACTGATAGGCAAATGGAACCTTATGATTTAACGAGCTATGCACCAAGTGTTAACGGTATTGCTAATTCTGAAGCAGTAGTTACTATCGTACAGAATGATCAAGTTATCTATAAAAAGAGCGTTCCTGCTGGACCTTTCGAAATTACTGATTATTATCCAATGAGTAATGGTGGAAATCTGTATGTTTCTGTGCAGGAATCAAACGGTAGTGAAGTTAACTTTATCGTTCCTTTTTCTTCGATCGCATTTTTAGAGCGAAAAGGAAGCATTAAATATAGTCTCGCTAGCGGTAAGTATGATGGTAATAACAAAGGTGATGGCACTTATATCAATGAAGCTGAAATCTACTATGGTTTAACTGATTATGTCACCATTTTTAGTGGTGTTTTGCTGGCCAGTGATTACCAAGCTTATGCGTTTGGTTCCGGTTTTAACCTTGGTAACATCGGTGCGATTACAGCAGACATTGTGCATTCTAAGGCTAACCTTACTAACGATGTATTGAATGGCAATGCATTTAGAGTCAACTACTCGAAAAGAATTGAATTAACAAATACTAGCGTTACATTAGCGGGATTCCGTCATTTTGATACTGATTTTTTAAATATAAATGATGCGTTTTCCTATGATGAAAAATACCAAAGTAATAATGATAAGTTAAAAAATGAATATACATTATCACTGACACAGCCAATATTTAATAATTCTAGCTCAATTAATTTAAATACTGTTGTTTATCAATATAGTAGCGGAAACAAACAACAGTCATATAATGCGGGTTTTAATAGTAATATTAATAGAATTACTTATAGTATCTACTATACATACTCAAAAGGTCAGCAATTTAACCCTGACAATAAAAGCGCATACAATTTAAATTTGAATATGAGTGTGCCATTTGATCTCTTTGATCGTTCTATGCACGTTAACTATGGCATATCAACTGATGATCAACATCGAACATTACAAACAGCTCGATTAAGTGGTAATTATGGTGAGTCGTACAGAGGAAATTGGGATATCTACCAAAGTTATGGCGATAAAGGTGTTGGTTATGCAGGTGGACTCAGTACTGCTTACCGTTCTAGTTATGCAGTAATGAATGCAGGCTATGCATATAGCGAACACAGTAAAAATTTAAATTATGGCATCAGCGGTGCATTTGTTGGCACTCAATATGGTGTGGTATTAGCACCATCAATGCAAGAAACGAGTGCATTGATATTAACAAAAGGTGCTCAAGGGGTCGGTGTGATTAACGGGCAGTCAGTTGAAACCAATTCTTCTGGATTGGCTATTGTGCCAGGTATTGCACCTTACCGTAAAAACACCTTAGCGATTGATACAAAGACGCTGCCAGAAGATACCGAAATTGAAAATAACATTATTAATAACGTTATTCCGACAAAAGGTGCTTTGATTCTGGCAGATTTTGAAGCGAAAAAGGGCTACAAAATATTATTTAAGTTGAAACATTCAACATATAAAGAACTGCCTGTCGGTGCTAAAGCCATTGAAGAGGATGGCGCGACACATTTAGTTTCCAACTTTAATACCCTATATTTGGTCACAGAAAAGCCTACAGGAAAAATTAAGATTAATTGGAAAAATGAAGGCGTTTATGAGTCTTGTTCTATGGATTATAACGTTGAGCATAATTTATCAAATAACGGTCTTTATTTAATCAATTCAGACTGTCGATAG
- the folK gene encoding 2-amino-4-hydroxy-6-hydroxymethyldihydropteridine diphosphokinase: protein MELVYIIIGSNLGEPLKQAQQAIDALSAIPHCRVTKTSAVYRSKPLGPQDQNDFLNMAVLLETELEPEALLDHTQRIELELGRVRKEERWGPRTLDLDIMLFGDRVINTPRLTIPHYGLKEREFMLYPLSDIAPNLIFPDGETLSERLTLVPRNGLTFWDSTT from the coding sequence ATGGAGTTGGTCTATATAATCATTGGCAGTAACCTTGGTGAACCATTAAAGCAGGCTCAGCAAGCTATTGATGCATTAAGTGCTATCCCACACTGCCGAGTGACCAAAACTTCTGCTGTATATCGCTCTAAGCCTCTAGGGCCACAAGATCAAAATGATTTCCTTAATATGGCCGTGTTACTTGAAACTGAGCTTGAACCAGAGGCGTTGTTGGATCACACTCAGCGCATCGAATTAGAGCTTGGTCGAGTCCGCAAAGAAGAACGTTGGGGCCCTAGAACCCTTGATCTTGATATTATGCTTTTCGGTGATCGTGTTATTAATACCCCACGGTTAACCATACCTCACTATGGGCTAAAAGAGCGTGAATTTATGCTATACCCGCTCAGTGATATTGCTCCCAACCTTATTTTTCCTGATGGTGAAACACTATCAGAAAGGCTCACACTCGTTCCACGCAATGGCCTTACCTTTTGGGATAGCACAACCTAA
- a CDS encoding fimbrial protein produces MRYQIDRFYTFALNFILLLFCNGFAFAAQDCQEGGEGQNHSTMRATIEVKLSGVIKQHDELGRFNFERQGGRGGVAKCGVDAQVYGYATYGEGSGIYARYYGDINGQPAYHVHAGGPANIVYVLIDNRTGLAFRNRPGQEIPVPEGQLMPLDLTVILYAAKDNPQETTFNNSVIGAALIKRHSTGGGTTRVGYTYELKGKVISAPTSCTAQNTDLAFNLPRLPTTAFSSIGFPSESSAVEENMNIVCTGNVSAKIKLQANKTESYDGKESIIKIDNEGQGSNASGIGFVVKSPLSEDTVLVNQQFVKLADLQKGETTVPLKAEYYRYGKNIKAGKAEATAQFVLQFD; encoded by the coding sequence ATGAGATATCAAATAGATAGATTTTATACCTTTGCTTTAAATTTCATATTATTACTATTCTGTAATGGCTTTGCATTTGCTGCTCAAGATTGTCAGGAGGGCGGAGAAGGACAAAATCATTCGACAATGCGAGCTACTATAGAAGTAAAATTAAGCGGTGTTATAAAACAACATGACGAATTAGGGCGCTTTAATTTTGAGCGACAAGGCGGTCGTGGTGGAGTCGCTAAGTGTGGTGTTGATGCGCAAGTATACGGCTATGCAACTTATGGGGAAGGCAGTGGTATTTATGCAAGGTATTATGGTGATATCAATGGCCAACCTGCTTACCATGTCCATGCTGGAGGCCCTGCAAATATTGTTTATGTTTTAATTGATAATAGAACGGGTTTAGCATTTCGTAACCGTCCAGGGCAAGAAATACCTGTACCTGAAGGCCAACTTATGCCGCTGGATTTAACCGTTATCCTCTATGCGGCAAAAGATAATCCACAAGAAACAACATTTAATAACTCTGTGATTGGTGCTGCTTTAATTAAGAGGCATAGTACTGGTGGCGGAACGACACGTGTTGGTTACACTTATGAGCTAAAAGGTAAAGTGATTAGTGCACCGACATCATGCACTGCTCAAAATACTGATCTGGCTTTTAATTTACCGCGCTTACCAACTACGGCATTTTCATCAATAGGTTTTCCATCAGAATCATCGGCAGTGGAAGAAAATATGAATATTGTTTGTACTGGTAATGTATCTGCAAAAATAAAATTACAGGCAAACAAAACTGAAAGTTATGATGGTAAAGAATCCATTATTAAAATTGATAATGAAGGCCAAGGCAGTAACGCGAGTGGGATTGGTTTTGTTGTGAAATCACCATTGAGTGAGGATACGGTATTAGTTAATCAGCAATTTGTAAAATTGGCCGACTTGCAAAAAGGGGAAACAACGGTTCCTTTAAAAGCGGAGTATTATCGCTATGGAAAGAATATCAAAGCTGGTAAGGCCGAAGCGACAGCGCAGTTTGTATTACAGTTTGATTGA
- the panD gene encoding aspartate 1-decarboxylase, with product MLRKMLQGKLHRVTVTQADLHYEGSCAIDQNFMDAAGILEYEAIDIYNVDNGERFSTYAIAGERGSKIISVNGAAARRAAVGDKLIICSYVNMSDEDARHHQPKVAYFDGDNIMSRVAKAVPVQVA from the coding sequence ATGTTAAGAAAAATGTTACAAGGTAAGCTACACAGAGTCACAGTGACACAAGCCGATCTACATTATGAAGGCTCTTGTGCAATTGATCAGAATTTTATGGATGCAGCGGGTATCTTAGAGTACGAAGCTATTGATATTTATAACGTAGATAATGGCGAGCGTTTTTCAACCTATGCAATCGCTGGTGAAAGAGGCTCCAAAATCATTTCTGTCAATGGCGCCGCAGCCCGCCGTGCTGCTGTTGGCGATAAACTGATTATTTGTTCTTACGTTAATATGAGCGATGAAGACGCTCGCCACCACCAACCGAAGGTGGCTTATTTTGATGGCGATAACATTATGAGCCGTGTAGCCAAAGCGGTACCAGTACAGGTTGCTTAA
- the panC gene encoding pantoate--beta-alanine ligase gives MLIVETSPILRREIRRWKLDGKRIALVPTMGNLHDGHLTLIDEAKQQADIVIVSIFVNPMQFDRQSDLANYPRTLQEDCEKLKRSGINLVFAPSAKEFYPEGMEKQTFVEVPELSSILEGASRPGHFRGVSTVVTKLFNLVQPDLAFFGEKDFQQLQLIRKMVHDLSFDTQIVAVPIVRAKNGLALSSRNNNLSADELKVAPQLYNIMKQASEKLIAAPEMADTLIQEMNESLRQTGFTPDELFIRDAETLAPLTNTTKKAVILMAAWLGQTRLIDNLQVELPTISS, from the coding sequence ATGCTGATCGTCGAAACGTCACCTATACTTCGCCGCGAGATCCGCCGCTGGAAACTTGATGGCAAGCGTATTGCGCTAGTGCCAACTATGGGCAATCTCCATGATGGGCACCTGACTTTAATTGATGAAGCAAAACAACAAGCAGATATTGTTATTGTTAGTATTTTTGTTAACCCGATGCAATTCGATCGCCAATCAGATTTAGCAAACTACCCACGCACACTACAAGAAGATTGTGAAAAACTAAAACGCAGTGGTATCAATCTTGTATTTGCGCCATCTGCAAAAGAGTTTTATCCAGAAGGAATGGAAAAACAAACGTTTGTTGAAGTGCCAGAGCTGTCGTCAATTTTAGAAGGTGCCAGCCGTCCTGGTCATTTCCGTGGTGTATCAACGGTTGTCACTAAGCTATTTAATTTAGTACAACCTGATTTAGCATTCTTCGGTGAAAAAGATTTTCAGCAGCTACAATTAATCCGTAAGATGGTGCATGATCTTTCCTTTGATACGCAGATTGTCGCTGTTCCCATTGTTAGGGCTAAAAATGGCTTAGCGCTGAGCTCAAGAAATAATAACCTTTCCGCTGATGAGCTAAAAGTTGCACCTCAATTGTATAACATAATGAAGCAAGCTTCAGAGAAGCTTATTGCTGCACCTGAAATGGCAGACACCCTTATTCAAGAAATGAATGAGTCCCTGCGTCAAACAGGTTTCACACCCGATGAATTATTTATTCGTGATGCCGAAACACTAGCACCGCTGACTAACACAACGAAAAAAGCCGTTATTTTAATGGCTGCGTGGCTAGGGCAAACTCGCCTGATTGATAATTTACAGGTTGAGTTACCCACCATTTCGTCGTAA